From the Aquificaceae bacterium genome, one window contains:
- a CDS encoding MoxR family ATPase, with protein MEVEAVILEVRRVLKGKDEIVKYSLVCLLSGGHLLLEDVPGVGKTTLALSIAKVLGLSFARIQFTSDLLPSDILGVTLYDQAKKSFVFKKGPIFNNLILADEINRATPKTQSALLEAMAEGKVSVDGITYELPQPFFVIATQNPVEQHGTYPLPESQLDRFSMKLSLGYPDMETEAQILRGENPLEKVERLRTVVKTQDIISFMENIKKCYVSPEVARLAVEIAHITRQHPDIILGVSTRGLIHLTNCAKALAYVKGRDFVVPEDLFELAPYCLSHRIITRDSRQADQIIGNIVEHLKARFKT; from the coding sequence ATGGAAGTTGAAGCAGTGATATTAGAAGTAAGGAGGGTGCTAAAGGGGAAGGACGAAATAGTGAAATACTCTTTGGTATGCCTTCTTTCCGGCGGACATCTTCTATTGGAAGACGTGCCAGGTGTTGGGAAAACAACACTTGCACTTTCTATAGCAAAAGTCTTAGGCTTGTCCTTTGCAAGAATTCAATTTACAAGTGACCTACTACCCTCAGACATACTTGGAGTGACCCTTTACGACCAAGCAAAAAAGTCCTTTGTTTTCAAAAAGGGACCAATATTTAACAACCTCATACTTGCGGACGAGATAAACAGAGCTACACCTAAAACACAGAGTGCACTGCTTGAAGCAATGGCAGAGGGTAAGGTTTCTGTTGATGGAATAACCTACGAGCTTCCTCAACCCTTTTTCGTGATAGCTACCCAAAACCCTGTAGAACAGCATGGAACATATCCTCTACCAGAATCTCAACTGGACAGATTCAGCATGAAGCTTAGCCTTGGATATCCAGACATGGAAACAGAAGCCCAGATACTTAGAGGAGAAAATCCCCTTGAGAAGGTTGAGAGGTTAAGGACGGTGGTAAAGACCCAAGATATTATATCTTTCATGGAAAATATAAAAAAGTGCTATGTATCTCCAGAAGTTGCACGCCTTGCGGTGGAGATAGCCCACATTACCAGACAGCACCCAGATATAATCCTCGGTGTATCAACAAGAGGTCTTATACACCTAACGAACTGTGCCAAAGCTTTGGCTTACGTTAAAGGCAGGGATTTTGTAGTCCCAGAGGACCTTTTTGAACTTGCGCCATATTGTCTTTCTCACAGGATAATAACGAGGGATAGCAGGCAGGCGGACCAAATAATAGGGAACATAGTTGAACATCTTAAAGCAAGGTTTAAAACTTAA
- the rimP gene encoding ribosome maturation factor RimP, producing MHLQEKLIAEKVKEMIEPIVKNMGYKLFDVEFKSERGWVLRVILDKEGGITLGDCEEVSKRISALLDVEDIIPVSYVLEVSSPGLTRELTKPSHFEFFQGRLVRVILREPIEGKRDMKGYIQGIKEGILQLREKETDKEYYIPLSLIARANLEIERW from the coding sequence ATGCATTTGCAAGAAAAGCTCATAGCGGAAAAGGTAAAGGAGATGATAGAGCCCATAGTGAAAAATATGGGGTATAAACTCTTTGATGTAGAGTTCAAGTCTGAAAGGGGATGGGTGCTAAGGGTAATCCTTGACAAAGAGGGCGGTATTACCCTCGGAGACTGTGAAGAAGTAAGCAAGAGAATAAGTGCCTTACTTGATGTGGAGGATATAATACCCGTGTCTTATGTGCTTGAAGTATCTTCACCTGGGCTCACAAGGGAGCTTACCAAACCTTCTCACTTTGAGTTTTTCCAAGGAAGACTTGTAAGGGTTATACTTAGAGAGCCTATAGAAGGCAAGAGGGATATGAAGGGATACATACAGGGTATTAAGGAAGGTATTCTTCAACTTAGGGAGAAGGAAACGGATAAGGAATACTATATACCTCTTTCTTTAATAGCAAGGGCTAATTTGGAGATAGAAAGATGGTAA
- the nusA gene encoding transcription termination factor NusA, translated as MVKNLRKLIEQVAKDKNLPEWIVERALKNAIALAIKKDRKLKEELEVDLEDDQIRVYMVRRKNGETVKLPLDISTEDINRIAAYAAKEEFLRELDKAEEERGYLEYLEREGEIVFGIVRKVTEEGDLIVDLGKVVGILPKREQIRKEEYKQGSRLKALLLSVNRKKGKYEIILSRTHPKFLKKLIEHEVPEVAKGDVVIKAIVREPGERAKVLVHSEDPKIDPVGVVVGIRGSRIAPISEELSGERIDVIRWTSDDEELIRRSISPAPVSKIRLDRKNRRAEVAVPKDKLSLAIGKHGVNVKLANKLTGWYIDVMSEEDFEALTRLS; from the coding sequence ATGGTAAAGAACCTAAGAAAACTCATAGAACAAGTAGCAAAGGACAAAAACCTTCCAGAATGGATTGTGGAAAGGGCTCTCAAAAATGCCATAGCCCTTGCCATAAAAAAAGACAGAAAGCTAAAAGAAGAGCTTGAAGTGGACCTTGAGGATGACCAGATAAGGGTTTACATGGTAAGGAGGAAAAACGGTGAAACGGTAAAACTCCCTTTAGATATATCAACAGAGGACATAAACAGAATAGCAGCTTACGCAGCAAAGGAGGAGTTCTTGAGGGAGTTGGATAAAGCAGAAGAAGAGAGGGGATACCTGGAGTATTTAGAAAGGGAGGGAGAAATAGTATTCGGTATAGTGAGAAAGGTAACGGAAGAGGGAGATTTAATCGTAGACCTTGGCAAGGTTGTAGGAATATTACCCAAAAGGGAGCAGATTAGAAAGGAAGAATACAAGCAAGGAAGTAGACTAAAGGCTTTACTTCTTAGTGTAAATAGAAAAAAGGGTAAGTATGAAATAATACTTTCCAGAACGCACCCTAAGTTTCTAAAAAAGCTTATAGAGCATGAAGTTCCAGAAGTCGCAAAAGGTGATGTGGTGATAAAAGCCATAGTGAGAGAGCCGGGTGAAAGGGCAAAGGTGCTTGTGCATTCCGAAGACCCTAAGATTGACCCTGTAGGTGTGGTGGTTGGTATAAGAGGTTCAAGGATAGCTCCCATATCTGAAGAGCTTTCTGGTGAGAGAATAGATGTGATAAGGTGGACCTCAGATGACGAAGAGCTAATAAGAAGAAGTATTTCTCCCGCTCCTGTGTCAAAGATAAGGCTTGACAGAAAGAACAGAAGGGCTGAGGTGGCAGTGCCAAAGGACAAGCTTTCTCTTGCCATAGGTAAACATGGTGTAAATGTGAAATTGGCAAATAAACTCACAGGGTGGTATATAGATGTTATGTCGGAAGAGGACTTTGAAGCTTTAACGAGACTGTCATGA